One window from the genome of Lentibacillus daqui encodes:
- a CDS encoding DUF1565 domain-containing protein, translated as MKKIMLILLAAAAILIVLLLNNTHKKKESTIYVSVNGDDQNDGTKLKPFRTLNKAASEAKAGTTVLIRKGTYHEKLVIKYSGTKSKPITFKAYKKDKVVLSGKNLKDVAGDTSLITIDNKNYLTISGLTIQDLTTNLPDETVMGIYVTGSSSHITLKNNHVRRIKTLAADGNSHGIAVYGTGAMREIDISNNVVEDLKLGSSESLVLNGNIDGFKVERNLIRRNDNIGIDLIGYEGTSHNKKADFVRHGVVKNNKIYDISSFGNPAYGDEYSAGGIYVDGGKHITIKKNTVYQSDIGIEATSEHSKKYADDIKMTNNILYDNFYTGISIGGYDEKRGGTKNSLISQNIIYKNDTKGLDGGQLLLQYDTKNNVIEKNILTAGPAHIFVANYFSENKGNKLMRNVFQKEKGKNGIWVWKDKEYTSFPEFKKASNSDQASSYIDPGYKHEEKYNFELKKDSLAKKIIE; from the coding sequence ATGAAAAAAATCATGCTAATTCTCCTGGCTGCAGCTGCAATCCTGATTGTTTTGCTTTTAAATAATACCCATAAAAAAAAGGAAAGCACCATCTACGTATCTGTAAATGGAGATGATCAAAATGATGGCACAAAATTAAAGCCATTTCGCACACTTAATAAAGCTGCTTCTGAAGCGAAGGCAGGGACAACCGTCTTGATACGAAAAGGAACCTATCATGAAAAGCTTGTCATCAAATATAGCGGAACAAAATCAAAGCCAATTACTTTTAAAGCATACAAAAAAGATAAGGTAGTTCTAAGTGGAAAAAATCTAAAGGATGTTGCGGGTGATACATCCTTAATTACGATTGATAATAAAAACTATCTAACTATCAGCGGGTTGACAATACAGGATTTAACAACCAATTTACCGGATGAAACGGTCATGGGGATTTATGTAACAGGTTCCAGCAGTCATATTACATTGAAAAACAATCACGTGCGCCGAATAAAAACTCTTGCAGCTGATGGTAATAGTCATGGGATCGCGGTTTACGGAACAGGCGCAATGCGGGAGATCGATATTTCGAATAATGTGGTAGAAGATTTAAAGCTTGGTTCTAGTGAATCTCTTGTTCTTAACGGAAATATTGACGGTTTTAAGGTAGAGCGCAATCTGATTCGCCGAAATGATAACATTGGTATTGATCTGATTGGTTACGAAGGTACCTCTCATAATAAAAAAGCCGACTTTGTACGTCATGGAGTGGTAAAAAATAATAAAATTTATGACATATCCTCTTTTGGCAATCCAGCTTATGGGGATGAATATTCTGCTGGAGGAATTTATGTAGACGGTGGTAAACATATAACCATTAAAAAGAATACTGTTTACCAAAGTGATATTGGAATAGAAGCAACCTCGGAGCATTCCAAAAAATATGCTGATGATATCAAAATGACAAACAATATTTTATATGATAACTTTTACACTGGCATATCAATTGGTGGATATGATGAAAAACGGGGAGGTACCAAGAATTCTTTGATCTCTCAAAATATTATTTATAAAAATGATACAAAGGGTCTTGATGGAGGTCAGCTTTTATTACAGTATGATACAAAAAACAACGTGATAGAAAAAAACATTTTGACCGCTGGACCAGCCCACATATTTGTCGCTAACTACTTTTCAGAAAATAAAGGAAACAAGCTAATGAGGAATGTATTCCAAAAAGAAAAAGGAAAAAATGGAATATGGGTTTGGAAAGACAAAGAATATACTTCTTTTCCTGAATTCAAAAAGGCTTCGAACAGTGATCAAGCATCCAGTTATATAGATCCTGGATATAAACATGAAGAAAAGTATAATTTTGAACTGAAAAAAGATTCACTTGCCAAAAAAATCATCGAATAA
- a CDS encoding LacI family DNA-binding transcriptional regulator encodes MKPKIQDVAKAAGVSPTTVSRVLNDRGYISQTTREKVYQAMKDINYVANDVARSLYNKRTNLIGVIVPSTSNPFYGELVSDIESICNTKGYKVLLCNSLHHADKETKYWEMLLRNQVDGVVVVTYNRGLIDDQQQLPAVAIDHYLSKNINVVSSDNYTGGQLATRELLNKGCNKIIHINGASSLETPANDRRYAYENVMNELNMNPITYEVPDVAFLEKNIETIKKLFHDHPDVDGIFASDDLIAINVIQHAKNLGYKIPEDLKVVGYDGTKLIRSIYPDLTTIVQPIASIAETVVDVLDQQIAGKETAKNETILPIKLWHGNTT; translated from the coding sequence ATGAAACCGAAAATACAAGATGTAGCAAAAGCGGCAGGCGTTTCTCCTACGACTGTTTCCAGGGTACTCAATGATCGGGGTTATATCAGCCAAACAACCAGGGAAAAGGTGTATCAGGCGATGAAAGATATAAATTATGTGGCAAATGATGTCGCTCGTTCGCTTTATAATAAACGAACCAATTTAATAGGAGTGATTGTACCCTCGACAAGTAACCCGTTTTATGGGGAGCTTGTTTCAGATATTGAGAGTATTTGCAATACCAAGGGGTACAAGGTGCTTCTCTGTAATAGTCTGCATCATGCGGATAAGGAAACGAAATACTGGGAAATGCTTTTAAGAAATCAGGTTGATGGTGTGGTCGTTGTAACATACAATCGGGGGCTAATTGATGACCAGCAGCAATTGCCGGCCGTTGCGATTGATCACTATCTTTCCAAAAATATCAATGTTGTCAGCTCCGATAACTATACAGGCGGGCAACTGGCAACGAGAGAACTATTAAACAAGGGCTGTAATAAGATCATACATATCAACGGAGCATCCTCTCTGGAAACACCTGCTAACGATCGAAGGTATGCATATGAAAATGTGATGAATGAATTAAATATGAACCCGATTACTTATGAAGTACCTGATGTAGCTTTTCTCGAAAAAAATATCGAAACGATTAAAAAACTTTTTCACGATCACCCGGATGTCGATGGAATCTTTGCAAGTGACGATTTGATTGCCATTAATGTCATCCAACATGCAAAAAATTTAGGCTACAAAATACCTGAAGATTTAAAAGTGGTTGGATATGATGGCACGAAATTAATCAGATCCATCTATCCAGATTTAACAACGATTGTCCAGCCAATTGCTTCTATTGCCGAAACCGTTGTTGACGTCCTGGACCAGCAAATTGCCGGCAAAGAAACAGCTAAAAATGAAACCATCCTCCCTATCAAACTATGGCATGGCAACACCACATAA
- a CDS encoding MFS transporter, whose amino-acid sequence MNFLKNSKYWFSSGYLFLFFVTWSIWWSFYAIWLNNSLGLTGAQVGTIYSFNSFFALFFMILYGYIQDKLGTKKNLVWFQSVVLVFIAPFVIYVYEPLLLNQFYLGAILGAIYLGAGFVAGAGFLESYTEKLSRKYDFEFGKSRMWGSLGYAVAAIGAGSLLSINPHINFWIASCTGILFFILNIFFKVEVSETEKKSVSNISMKDIRFLFTNKTFWFLIIYLFGTVCIYTVYDQQQFPVYFVSLFADQTYGNTIYGVLNSIQVFVEALFLFLAPFIVNKIGIKQSLVLAGTIMAFRIIGSAVLTSGVGISFVKMLHAVELPILLIAVFKYIAANFDVRLSATVYLIGFKVSSEIGVILFSSLVGYVYDLTNYRTTFFILGSIIILFVIFSIFTLNNNNREKRLDHEEFASAK is encoded by the coding sequence ATGAATTTTTTAAAAAATAGTAAGTATTGGTTTTCGTCTGGTTACCTGTTTTTATTCTTTGTTACATGGTCGATTTGGTGGTCGTTTTATGCTATTTGGCTAAATAACAGCTTGGGATTAACGGGTGCTCAAGTTGGAACGATTTATTCCTTCAATTCCTTTTTCGCACTGTTTTTTATGATTTTGTACGGGTATATCCAGGATAAATTGGGGACGAAGAAGAATCTTGTCTGGTTTCAAAGTGTTGTGCTCGTGTTTATTGCTCCTTTTGTCATCTATGTCTATGAGCCACTGCTGTTAAATCAATTTTATCTGGGAGCCATATTAGGTGCAATCTATCTTGGTGCCGGATTTGTTGCCGGTGCGGGATTTCTGGAGTCCTATACGGAAAAATTGAGTCGAAAATATGATTTTGAATTTGGCAAATCACGTATGTGGGGATCGCTGGGATATGCAGTAGCAGCGATTGGTGCAGGTTCTTTGTTAAGTATTAATCCACATATTAATTTCTGGATTGCTTCCTGTACCGGCATATTATTTTTTATACTGAACATCTTTTTTAAAGTAGAAGTTTCGGAAACCGAGAAAAAAAGCGTCTCCAACATTTCGATGAAGGATATTCGCTTCCTATTCACCAATAAAACATTTTGGTTTTTGATTATTTACTTATTTGGCACTGTTTGTATCTATACCGTTTACGATCAGCAGCAATTTCCTGTGTATTTTGTCAGCCTTTTTGCTGATCAAACCTATGGTAACACGATCTATGGTGTGTTGAACTCGATTCAGGTTTTTGTAGAAGCACTTTTTCTATTTTTAGCTCCATTTATTGTAAATAAAATTGGGATCAAACAATCATTGGTTTTGGCGGGAACCATCATGGCTTTCCGTATTATTGGATCAGCTGTCCTGACAAGCGGAGTTGGTATATCGTTTGTAAAAATGTTGCATGCGGTAGAACTTCCAATCCTGTTAATAGCAGTATTTAAATATATTGCCGCCAATTTCGATGTTCGTCTGTCTGCAACGGTCTACTTAATCGGTTTTAAGGTTTCTAGTGAAATAGGGGTTATTCTCTTTTCTTCACTTGTCGGTTATGTTTATGATTTAACCAATTATCGAACAACATTCTTTATTTTGGGATCTATTATCATACTCTTTGTCATCTTCTCCATTTTTACGTTAAACAACAATAACCGGGAAAAGAGATTGGATCATGAAGAATTTGCATCGGCAAAATAA
- a CDS encoding SDR family oxidoreductase: MNVLVIGANGQIGQHVVKKIQDSGKHNAIAMVRKEEQMAKFEEQGAKTALVDLEGSIDDITNAAKGVDAVVFTAGSGGHTGADKTMMIDLDGAIKSMEAAKQAGAKRFVIVSAIGVHHRDKWMGGAPYYSAAKHYADVWLENSGLDYTIIRPGGLTNDPGTGKVKVAVDLERGQIPREDVASTIVASLENDQTIGKAFDMIGGETPIEDALKTL; encoded by the coding sequence ATGAACGTACTTGTTATAGGCGCAAATGGTCAAATTGGTCAACATGTTGTGAAAAAGATACAGGATTCAGGCAAGCATAACGCCATTGCTATGGTTCGAAAGGAAGAGCAAATGGCGAAATTTGAAGAACAAGGAGCTAAAACAGCACTTGTTGATTTGGAAGGAAGCATCGACGACATCACTAATGCAGCAAAGGGTGTAGATGCAGTTGTATTTACTGCTGGTTCAGGCGGACATACGGGTGCTGACAAAACAATGATGATCGATTTGGACGGTGCGATTAAATCCATGGAAGCGGCCAAACAGGCTGGGGCGAAACGGTTTGTCATTGTCAGTGCGATTGGCGTTCATCATCGTGACAAATGGATGGGTGGTGCACCGTACTATAGTGCAGCCAAGCATTATGCGGATGTGTGGCTAGAGAATAGTGGTCTTGATTATACAATTATCCGCCCGGGTGGACTGACCAACGATCCTGGCACCGGGAAAGTAAAAGTGGCGGTTGATCTTGAACGCGGGCAAATTCCTCGTGAAGATGTTGCGTCAACGATTGTTGCATCACTAGAGAATGACCAAACGATTGGTAAAGCCTTTGACATGATTGGTGGGGAAACGCCAATTGAAGATGCTTTAAAAACGTTATGA
- a CDS encoding SDR family NAD(P)-dependent oxidoreductase, whose amino-acid sequence MRLENKVAIITGGGTGIGKETALLFAKEGAKVVITDINQETGEQAVKDIHTNGGEALFIHHDVSKEDDWKTVAEDTINTFGKVDVLFNNAGIYIIKPVAEIELEEWNRLMSINVTGVFLGMKHIMPLMAKQNKGSVINASSIAGLSGSPGHVLYGASKGAVRIMTKDAAMEYASSSVRVNSIHPGYIDTGMADYASEVTGNTKEQLGENLFPLGHLGTVNDVANTVLFLASDESAFSTGAEFVIDGGATAR is encoded by the coding sequence ATGAGACTTGAAAACAAAGTAGCCATTATAACAGGTGGAGGGACAGGTATTGGTAAAGAAACAGCACTGTTATTTGCCAAAGAAGGAGCTAAAGTGGTTATCACGGACATAAACCAGGAAACTGGGGAACAGGCCGTAAAGGATATTCACACAAATGGTGGCGAGGCATTGTTCATCCATCACGATGTCAGCAAAGAAGATGACTGGAAAACAGTTGCAGAGGATACGATTAATACATTTGGCAAAGTGGATGTTCTTTTCAACAATGCTGGAATCTATATTATAAAACCAGTAGCAGAGATTGAACTGGAAGAATGGAATCGTCTCATGTCGATTAATGTGACCGGTGTATTCCTTGGGATGAAACATATCATGCCGCTGATGGCAAAGCAAAATAAAGGTTCCGTGATTAATGCATCTTCCATAGCAGGACTGTCTGGTTCTCCAGGACATGTTCTTTACGGTGCAAGTAAGGGAGCAGTACGTATTATGACAAAAGATGCAGCAATGGAATATGCTTCCTCAAGTGTTAGAGTGAATTCGATCCATCCCGGATACATTGACACTGGAATGGCGGACTATGCTTCTGAAGTTACCGGAAATACAAAAGAACAACTAGGTGAAAATTTATTTCCATTAGGGCATTTGGGGACTGTAAATGATGTTGCCAATACAGTGCTATTCCTTGCTTCCGATGAATCAGCATTCTCGACAGGGGCAGAATTTGTGATTGATGGTGGAGCAACAGCAAGGTAA
- a CDS encoding glycoside hydrolase family 32 protein translates to MMYYQEPLRPQIHYSPAKNWINDPNGLVYFDGEYHLFYQRNPFGNDHHHMHWGHAVSEDLFHWKELDIALEPDELGTIFSGSAVVDTNNTSGLFNGPNGGLVAIFTHDGTSQQQSIAYSEDKGRTWTKYEHNPVLPNTDIKDFRDPKVFWHQNTQKWVMLLACGDHIQIYTSPNLIEWSYQSSFGQDYGSYEGVWECPDLFPLSVEDSSEQVWVLIVSMNAGGPNGGSAVQYFTGDFDGVQFYPNESPDDPLKWVDDGKDFYASITWYNTEETYWIGWMNNWQYAGVVPVSPWRSSMSIVRQLSLKKVNDKYVLKQQPVVPSVNVNHKQNNDVTIKEGTNQQLPISLPASVNITINEKSNSKCWGLILISDKNEEFTIHFHLDKDIYTFERRDGSIDFSSDFPGNITGSLKGLATNQVFCLLDYSSIEIFVNGGVSVSTNVMYPKGKINQIRVFSDHKELVLDDIEINEYPSIWSSRESHV, encoded by the coding sequence ATGATGTATTATCAAGAACCGCTTCGACCGCAAATCCATTACTCGCCGGCAAAAAACTGGATTAATGATCCAAACGGGCTGGTTTACTTTGACGGAGAATATCATTTGTTTTATCAAAGGAATCCTTTTGGGAATGATCATCATCATATGCATTGGGGGCATGCAGTAAGTGAGGATCTTTTTCATTGGAAAGAGTTAGATATTGCATTGGAGCCGGATGAGCTTGGAACGATATTTTCAGGATCTGCTGTCGTTGATACAAACAACACATCAGGATTATTTAATGGCCCCAATGGTGGGCTGGTAGCCATCTTCACGCATGATGGGACAAGCCAGCAACAAAGCATTGCCTATAGTGAGGATAAAGGAAGAACATGGACAAAATATGAACATAACCCAGTACTTCCAAATACGGATATAAAAGATTTCCGTGATCCAAAAGTGTTTTGGCATCAGAATACACAAAAATGGGTGATGCTATTAGCATGTGGTGATCATATTCAAATCTATACATCTCCCAATTTAATAGAGTGGTCCTATCAATCTTCTTTTGGACAAGACTATGGATCGTATGAAGGGGTTTGGGAATGCCCGGATTTATTCCCATTATCTGTTGAAGACTCGTCCGAACAAGTGTGGGTTTTGATTGTAAGTATGAATGCCGGCGGACCAAATGGTGGATCAGCCGTGCAATATTTTACGGGTGATTTCGATGGTGTGCAATTTTATCCGAATGAGTCCCCTGATGATCCACTTAAATGGGTGGATGATGGCAAGGATTTTTATGCTTCTATTACTTGGTACAATACTGAAGAGACATATTGGATTGGCTGGATGAATAATTGGCAATACGCAGGTGTCGTACCGGTTTCACCTTGGCGCAGCTCCATGAGTATCGTTCGGCAACTGTCACTTAAAAAGGTAAATGATAAGTATGTATTGAAGCAGCAGCCTGTTGTTCCTAGTGTGAATGTGAATCATAAGCAAAACAATGACGTTACCATTAAGGAGGGAACCAATCAACAGCTCCCGATTTCATTGCCTGCAAGTGTTAACATCACAATAAACGAAAAAAGTAATAGCAAATGTTGGGGATTAATCTTGATCAGCGATAAAAATGAGGAATTTACCATCCACTTCCATTTAGATAAAGATATATACACCTTTGAGAGAAGAGATGGAAGCATTGACTTTTCAAGTGATTTTCCCGGTAATATTACTGGTTCACTAAAAGGGCTGGCAACCAATCAAGTTTTTTGTCTTTTAGATTATTCATCTATTGAAATATTTGTTAATGGTGGAGTTTCGGTATCAACCAATGTGATGTATCCAAAAGGAAAGATAAATCAGATTCGGGTTTTTTCAGATCATAAAGAGCTTGTTTTAGATGACATAGAAATAAACGAATATCCCTCCATCTGGTCTTCCAGGGAGAGTCATGTATAG
- a CDS encoding SDR family NAD(P)-dependent oxidoreductase — protein MKLKDKVAIVTGGASGIGEATVRLFTEEGASVVIADLSERGKDVSEELNNSGHDTLFVKTDVTKEEDIKQLIKETVNKYGKLDIMYANAGIADEAPAHELSYEKWKRTIDINLSGVFLSDKYAIDQFLKQGNGGVIVNAGSIHSFVALPNPTAYSSAKGGVKLLTQNLCTAYAKEGIRVNAVCPGYIDTPLLKEADSEQKEYLASLHPQGRLGKPEEIAKAVLFLASDDASFVNGTTLLVDGGYTAQ, from the coding sequence ATGAAATTAAAAGATAAAGTAGCGATTGTAACAGGTGGAGCGAGTGGAATTGGCGAGGCGACTGTGCGCTTGTTTACGGAGGAAGGAGCAAGTGTCGTTATTGCCGATTTATCTGAACGCGGTAAAGATGTATCGGAGGAATTGAATAACAGTGGACACGATACGTTATTTGTTAAAACAGACGTAACAAAAGAAGAGGACATCAAACAACTGATCAAAGAAACCGTGAATAAATACGGTAAACTTGATATTATGTATGCAAATGCCGGAATTGCTGATGAGGCTCCGGCACATGAATTATCTTATGAAAAATGGAAGAGAACCATTGATATTAATTTGTCTGGCGTATTTCTTTCTGATAAATATGCAATCGATCAGTTTTTAAAACAAGGAAATGGTGGTGTCATTGTTAACGCTGGTTCGATTCACAGCTTCGTAGCACTGCCAAATCCAACAGCCTATTCCTCTGCAAAAGGTGGCGTGAAGTTATTAACCCAAAACTTATGTACCGCTTATGCAAAAGAAGGAATTCGTGTGAACGCAGTATGCCCGGGTTATATAGATACCCCCTTATTAAAAGAAGCAGATTCGGAGCAAAAAGAATACCTCGCTTCCCTTCACCCACAGGGCAGACTTGGAAAGCCGGAAGAAATAGCAAAAGCTGTCCTGTTTTTGGCAAGTGATGATGCAAGTTTTGTTAATGGCACAACCTTACTTGTTGATGGTGGCTATACTGCCCAATAA